A window of the Nitrosopumilus ureiphilus genome harbors these coding sequences:
- a CDS encoding malate dehydrogenase — translation MITIIGSGKVGGDAALFSALKRLDDQILLLDVAEGLPQGEAMDINHMLSEQGVDVEVKGSNDFADMKGSDVVVVVAGSGRKPGMTRMDLLKINASIVKSVVENIKKYADNSVIIPVTNPLDPMAYITYKVSGFDRSRVFGMGGMLDLSRFRQFIHEATGHSRDSIRALVIGEHGENMLPLPRFSSVSGIPLSTFLPKEKLDELVQNTKQVAAKVIELKGATVHAPGNAISAIVESVVRDRKQVIPVATYLDGEYGHSDVTIGVPAIIGRKGVEKIIELDLNDEERQVFDKGVESVKSAISGIEI, via the coding sequence ATGATTACGATTATTGGTTCTGGAAAAGTAGGTGGAGATGCAGCGCTATTCTCAGCACTAAAGAGATTAGATGATCAAATTTTGCTACTTGATGTTGCCGAAGGACTTCCACAAGGGGAAGCAATGGATATCAACCACATGCTATCAGAACAAGGAGTTGATGTAGAAGTTAAAGGATCAAACGATTTTGCAGATATGAAAGGCTCAGATGTGGTGGTGGTAGTTGCAGGTTCCGGAAGAAAACCAGGAATGACAAGAATGGATCTTTTGAAAATCAATGCATCAATTGTAAAGAGTGTTGTAGAAAATATCAAAAAATATGCTGATAATTCAGTGATAATTCCAGTTACAAATCCGCTTGACCCAATGGCATACATTACTTACAAAGTTTCAGGATTTGACAGAAGTAGAGTATTTGGAATGGGGGGTATGCTGGATTTGTCAAGGTTTAGGCAATTTATTCATGAGGCAACTGGACATTCTCGTGATTCAATCAGGGCATTAGTAATTGGAGAACATGGTGAAAATATGTTACCACTACCAAGATTTTCATCGGTATCAGGAATTCCATTATCAACATTTCTTCCAAAAGAAAAATTAGATGAATTAGTTCAAAATACAAAACAAGTTGCAGCCAAAGTAATCGAATTGAAAGGAGCAACAGTGCACGCACCAGGAAATGCAATTTCTGCAATTGTAGAATCAGTAGTAAGAGACAGAAAACAAGTCATTCCAGTTGCAACATATCTTGATGGTGAATATGGTCATTCTGATGTGACAATTGGAGTTCCAGCAATAATTGGAAGAAAAGGAGTGGAAAAGATTATCGAATTAGATCTAAATGATGAAGAAAGGCAGGTTTTCGATAAAGGCGTTGAAAGTGTTAAAAGTGCTATTTCAGGTATTGAGATCTAA
- a CDS encoding peptidase, translating to MKFFYILAILSLMSLIPIMGAEAATNPNLFVSAENSQFANHFSGSMVIEVVVNDPNLHDTDQGKGEPDVTINGKILRMVQATDGNWYAYFANVEKAKAADSTVGSDGKGLDFGVFCSRNTSTSVFGISLSETDGFAVPRIGSLVGSTNGDSSFNACTGTPGSTTNLNNVVKKAKSINTNSNIPVGQIGLNSNAWPLVQLYSFDDVIIQYNPGGPAQKVSLEYDEMQNISLNIDRDLYPNNAEVFLTVNDFQLNQDPTDEDSWTFDVGSSASTFYQAFDNSGSSSANEGPGLVDLVPSLSTLGFKNNGKLSLVLGNVLKLKTNDDQPTSSVNNGGANTFSEIVTLVEQQPNSGIFESFDSNDQSVIGILTNAPRGQAGQISYNRESVSVLTGSSTASVSLDDDGPSLTIGNGNNLRPGTEYPVILIDPDQNLNTGANDDLDVFRETAIIPTITIGNPITLEKANTAKFHSSSSTFPAGFDANSSVPDSNSDRLHIDTVTVGNASYEVFSVNLGIAASSFASILLDDSESNTSGTNWINYDLRSFEKDLGVSDFSDTSFNMTFGALGSSPITIVDAGDISSAQGFIQIDNSDVNAILAESGNVFLVIDFDSSNNDSGLIDISSETKKQPIIFDLFSFGLKNGQSITNSIYRFELEETSDNSSTFEGTLEYAVTNQLNILDPNFIQTIQTIDDEIKIIVTNRFIDESGITISYSDLDVTGVATTTSVQSDFKTHSGDVATSSQTFRFGQPVTITLKDPDLNLKKDLVDIYFVINDPNSDNVDTVGKDGVILLEVLIKDIRYKRCTVDGVEYGGLGSTGFTLVETGPSTGIFEGVFKMPSKICNKSGTALISSAGGSLDAKYYDSRDSFGNANTFSLLRSESYASFSSSPQLSSYEIIKPLSGKTEEIVLSGSVNNHRRGIPLDVTIISPDGKSQNFGATLSSSGGYRSIISINANSLSGLYEIQLSHNNFDLGSISFEVISPQIPNWIKNNAKSWASTSISNSEFIDGIEYLIEEGIIVIPSIESASTFKQTIPDWIKNNALWWADGKISDEEFVKSLQFLIKKGIIRV from the coding sequence ATGAAATTTTTCTATATTTTGGCAATTCTTTCACTGATGTCTCTAATTCCTATTATGGGTGCTGAGGCTGCAACCAATCCTAATCTGTTTGTATCTGCTGAAAATTCTCAATTTGCCAATCATTTTTCAGGTTCTATGGTAATTGAAGTTGTAGTAAATGATCCTAATCTTCATGATACCGATCAGGGAAAGGGTGAACCTGATGTTACCATCAATGGGAAAATACTAAGAATGGTTCAGGCAACTGATGGTAATTGGTATGCGTATTTTGCAAATGTTGAGAAGGCAAAGGCTGCAGATTCTACAGTTGGTTCAGATGGAAAAGGATTAGACTTTGGTGTTTTCTGCAGTAGAAATACATCGACTTCAGTGTTTGGGATTTCTCTTTCTGAAACTGATGGATTTGCAGTACCTCGAATAGGTTCTTTGGTTGGTTCCACCAATGGTGATTCTTCTTTTAATGCATGTACTGGTACTCCCGGGTCTACTACCAATTTGAATAATGTGGTTAAAAAAGCAAAATCGATTAACACTAATTCAAATATTCCTGTTGGGCAAATTGGTTTGAATTCCAATGCATGGCCATTGGTTCAACTTTATTCCTTTGATGATGTGATAATTCAATATAATCCTGGGGGTCCCGCGCAAAAGGTTTCACTTGAATACGATGAAATGCAAAACATCTCTTTGAATATTGATAGAGATCTTTATCCTAACAATGCAGAAGTATTTCTAACAGTTAATGATTTTCAATTAAATCAGGATCCTACTGATGAGGATTCTTGGACATTTGATGTTGGTTCTAGTGCATCCACATTTTATCAAGCATTTGATAATTCTGGATCAAGTTCTGCAAATGAAGGCCCAGGTTTAGTAGATTTGGTACCTAGTCTTTCTACTTTGGGATTTAAAAATAATGGAAAGCTTTCTCTGGTACTTGGAAATGTTCTAAAATTAAAAACAAACGATGATCAACCTACCTCTTCTGTAAATAATGGGGGAGCAAATACATTTTCAGAAATAGTAACATTAGTTGAACAACAACCAAATTCTGGAATTTTTGAAAGCTTTGATTCTAATGACCAATCTGTAATAGGTATACTTACAAATGCACCTCGTGGACAAGCTGGACAAATCAGTTACAATAGAGAATCTGTTTCTGTCTTGACTGGATCTTCAACTGCTTCTGTTTCCCTTGATGATGATGGTCCATCTCTAACAATTGGAAACGGAAATAATCTACGTCCTGGAACTGAGTATCCTGTAATTTTGATAGATCCCGATCAAAATCTGAATACTGGAGCTAATGATGATTTGGATGTATTTAGAGAGACAGCTATCATTCCTACAATTACTATTGGAAATCCAATCACTTTGGAAAAAGCAAATACTGCCAAATTTCATTCATCCTCCTCTACATTTCCTGCCGGGTTTGATGCAAATTCATCAGTGCCTGACTCTAATTCTGACCGATTACATATTGATACTGTAACTGTAGGAAATGCCTCATACGAAGTTTTTTCAGTAAACTTGGGAATTGCTGCCTCTTCCTTTGCTTCAATTTTACTTGATGATTCTGAATCTAATACAAGTGGCACAAACTGGATAAATTATGATTTAAGATCATTTGAAAAAGATTTGGGGGTTTCAGATTTTAGTGACACTTCATTTAATATGACTTTTGGAGCACTTGGTTCATCACCAATTACTATTGTTGACGCAGGTGATATTTCATCTGCACAGGGATTCATCCAAATTGATAATTCTGATGTAAATGCTATCTTAGCTGAAAGTGGAAACGTATTTCTTGTAATTGATTTTGATTCTTCCAATAATGACTCTGGCTTGATTGATATTTCAAGTGAAACCAAAAAACAACCAATTATTTTTGATTTATTTTCTTTTGGATTAAAAAATGGTCAAAGTATAACCAATTCTATCTATCGTTTTGAATTAGAAGAAACAAGTGATAACTCTTCAACTTTTGAAGGTACTTTGGAATATGCTGTCACAAATCAATTGAATATACTGGATCCTAATTTCATACAAACCATACAAACTATTGATGATGAGATAAAAATTATTGTTACCAATAGATTTATTGATGAATCTGGTATTACTATATCTTATTCTGATCTTGATGTGACTGGTGTTGCAACTACCACTTCTGTACAATCTGATTTTAAAACTCATTCTGGTGATGTTGCAACTTCTTCACAAACATTTCGATTTGGACAACCCGTAACAATTACTCTCAAAGATCCTGATCTTAACTTGAAAAAAGATCTAGTCGATATTTATTTTGTAATTAATGATCCAAATTCTGATAATGTTGATACAGTTGGAAAGGACGGAGTTATCTTGCTTGAAGTTTTGATTAAAGACATTCGTTACAAGCGTTGTACTGTAGATGGTGTTGAGTATGGTGGTCTTGGTTCTACTGGATTTACTCTAGTTGAAACTGGTCCAAGTACTGGTATTTTTGAGGGTGTATTCAAAATGCCTTCGAAAATTTGTAACAAGTCTGGAACCGCATTAATTTCTTCAGCGGGAGGGAGTCTTGATGCAAAATATTATGATTCACGAGATAGTTTTGGGAATGCAAATACATTTAGTTTGTTGAGAAGCGAATCTTATGCCTCTTTTTCTAGCTCACCACAACTTAGCTCATATGAAATAATCAAACCTCTTTCAGGAAAAACTGAGGAAATTGTTCTCTCGGGAAGTGTAAATAATCATAGACGTGGAATCCCATTGGATGTAACTATCATTTCTCCTGATGGAAAATCCCAGAATTTTGGAGCAACTCTTTCTAGTAGTGGAGGTTATAGATCTATAATTTCAATTAATGCAAACTCTTTATCCGGACTTTATGAAATTCAATTATCTCATAATAATTTTGATTTGGGTTCAATCTCCTTTGAAGTTATTTCTCCTCAAATTCCCAATTGGATCAAAAATAATGCAAAATCATGGGCTTCTACTTCTATATCAAATTCTGAATTTATTGATGGAATCGAATATCTAATTGAAGAAGGCATCATTGTCATTCCTTCTATTGAAAGTGCTTCTACCTTCAAACAGACAATTCCGGATTGGATCAAAAATAATGCATTATGGTGGGCTGATGGGAAAATATCTGATGAAGAGTTTGTTAAATCACTTCAATTCCTAATCAAAAAAGGTATCATTAGAGTATAA
- the larC gene encoding nickel pincer cofactor biosynthesis protein LarC produces MVVVIDPQIAGISGDMLLSSLVDLGADKKRVIDGIKASEKFLSNSTINKIDFQKIQKHGIECLQLVLEINEEPHERKGSEIKKAITDSTKAIGLLEKSQIFAESCIDTLISSESKIHGIPEDSVHFHEASSIDTLVDIVGVTIALEDLGLFDEKIVCLPVSVGGGIVTFSHGTMSNPASAILEIFKNSNLIIKGDNAKEELTTPTGACILVNLANNAVEYYPSMKIDSIGYGAGQKNFETFSNSLKIIRGSQNNFDIDSVKILETNVDDVSGEILGNLIEKIMDKGARDVSIYHGITKKGRPTNLVSVICDDENVDDIVDTLVLETGTLGIRISDSNRFTVPRTIHDVSLTLHGQSFKVNYKKSTFKGKTDFKIEFDDLKKISNTIDKSIKETESLLRKEIEKLENPHDKS; encoded by the coding sequence ATGGTTGTAGTAATTGATCCACAGATTGCTGGAATATCTGGAGATATGCTTCTATCTTCATTAGTTGATTTGGGTGCTGATAAAAAAAGGGTAATAGATGGAATTAAGGCATCTGAAAAATTTCTCTCAAACTCAACAATTAATAAAATTGATTTTCAAAAAATTCAGAAACATGGAATTGAATGCCTTCAATTAGTTTTAGAAATTAATGAAGAACCACATGAACGAAAAGGTTCAGAAATCAAAAAAGCAATTACTGATTCAACCAAAGCGATAGGACTCTTAGAAAAATCACAAATATTTGCAGAATCTTGTATTGATACTCTAATTTCTTCTGAATCTAAAATTCATGGAATTCCTGAAGATTCTGTCCACTTTCATGAGGCCTCAAGTATTGACACACTTGTAGACATTGTAGGAGTTACAATTGCATTAGAAGATTTAGGTTTATTTGATGAGAAAATTGTATGCTTGCCTGTTTCTGTTGGTGGGGGAATTGTGACCTTTTCACATGGAACCATGTCAAATCCAGCAAGTGCAATTCTTGAGATTTTCAAAAACTCAAATTTAATAATCAAAGGCGATAATGCAAAAGAAGAACTCACAACTCCTACTGGTGCATGTATTTTAGTAAATTTGGCAAATAATGCTGTGGAGTATTACCCATCTATGAAAATTGATTCAATTGGTTATGGTGCAGGACAAAAAAACTTCGAGACTTTTTCAAATTCTCTGAAAATCATTCGTGGTTCTCAAAATAATTTTGATATTGATTCAGTAAAGATTCTTGAAACAAACGTGGATGATGTCTCCGGAGAAATACTTGGAAATCTTATTGAAAAAATCATGGATAAGGGCGCAAGAGACGTTTCAATTTATCATGGCATTACAAAAAAAGGAAGGCCTACAAATCTTGTGTCTGTCATATGTGATGATGAAAATGTAGATGATATAGTTGATACCTTGGTGTTAGAAACTGGAACTTTGGGAATTAGAATTTCTGATTCTAATCGATTTACTGTTCCTAGAACAATTCATGATGTTTCTCTAACATTGCATGGACAATCTTTCAAAGTTAATTACAAAAAATCTACCTTTAAAGGAAAAACTGATTTTAAAATAGAATTTGATGACCTAAAGAAAATATCAAACACCATTGATAAATCCATTAAAGAAACAGAATCATTACTAAGAAAAGAAATTGAGAAATTGGAGAATCCCCATGACAAATCTTGA
- a CDS encoding cysteine desulfurase family protein, producing the protein MIYLDNAASTKIHDDVLESMLPYLKEQYGNPSSIHRYGRLSRKAIEKARKQIASLINAEPSEILITSGGTESNNTALRGIAMKNPPCKIITSLIEHDAILEPCKKLSQSGFEIDYLLVDSFGMMDHLELKNHISEETCLVSIMFGNNEVGTIQPISEIAKICNEKKIPFHTDAVQAVGKIPIDVKELGIDLLSISSHKLYGPKGVGALYIKNGISIDPVILGGGQENGLRSGTENVANIVGFGKACEIAKINLDENMSNMKKLRDHMIKKVLDEIPEVTLNGHSKSRLPNNVHFTFLGVNGEDLIIKLDEFGIAASTGSACSVNTQKASHVLEAMGFSLEQITGSLRLTIGIFNNEKEIDQTVEVLKKVVKELRSVSPFKEKYSFRLN; encoded by the coding sequence TTGATTTATCTTGATAATGCTGCATCCACTAAAATTCACGATGATGTTTTAGAATCAATGCTACCTTATCTCAAAGAACAGTATGGTAATCCATCATCTATTCATCGTTATGGTCGATTATCTCGCAAAGCCATTGAAAAGGCCAGAAAACAAATTGCGTCTTTAATCAATGCTGAACCTTCTGAAATTCTTATCACCTCTGGGGGTACAGAATCTAACAATACTGCATTAAGAGGAATTGCCATGAAAAATCCCCCGTGTAAGATTATTACATCTTTAATTGAACATGATGCAATTTTGGAACCTTGCAAAAAATTATCTCAAAGCGGATTTGAGATTGATTATCTTCTGGTGGATTCATTTGGTATGATGGATCATTTGGAACTTAAAAATCACATTTCTGAGGAAACATGTCTTGTCTCAATTATGTTTGGAAATAACGAAGTGGGTACAATCCAACCAATCTCTGAAATTGCTAAAATCTGCAATGAAAAAAAAATCCCATTTCATACTGATGCGGTTCAAGCAGTTGGAAAGATTCCAATTGATGTCAAAGAATTAGGCATAGATTTGCTGTCTATTTCATCTCATAAACTCTATGGCCCTAAAGGCGTAGGTGCACTATACATCAAAAATGGAATTTCCATTGATCCTGTCATCTTGGGAGGCGGTCAAGAAAATGGCTTACGTTCTGGAACTGAAAATGTCGCAAACATTGTCGGATTTGGAAAAGCGTGTGAAATCGCAAAAATCAATTTAGATGAAAACATGTCCAATATGAAAAAACTACGAGATCATATGATTAAAAAAGTACTAGATGAAATACCTGAAGTTACTCTAAATGGGCATTCTAAATCTAGACTGCCAAATAATGTTCATTTTACATTTCTTGGTGTTAATGGAGAGGATCTAATTATCAAACTTGATGAATTTGGAATTGCAGCATCCACTGGATCTGCATGCTCTGTTAATACCCAAAAGGCTTCACATGTTTTAGAAGCAATGGGATTTTCACTAGAACAAATAACAGGTTCTTTACGATTAACTATTGGAATTTTCAACAATGAGAAAGAAATTGATCAAACCGTTGAGGTTCTCAAAAAAGTTGTCAAAGAACTTAGATCCGTCTCACCATTCAAAGAAAAATATTCTTTCAGACTAAACTAA
- the larB gene encoding nickel pincer cofactor biosynthesis protein LarB — translation MEINEILESLSAGKISINNAKKLLSLYSIEEVEGFAKIDINRRKRRGIPEVIFAETKEIDEIKKIVKKTLEKSNSVIISRIKKKDYTKILAFAKKLKITIKTGKNSSTLLLFKKPITFHGGRVGILTAGTSDIGVAEESRLMCEAMNCKCITGYDVGVAGIQRIFPILKKMIKEDVDCIIVAAGMEGALATLVSSMVDIPVIGIPTSVGYGYGEKGIAALASMLQSCSLGLSVVNIDNGIAAGGIAANIANRSIRKKN, via the coding sequence TTGGAAATTAATGAAATTTTAGAGTCATTAAGCGCAGGAAAAATTTCAATCAACAACGCAAAAAAGCTTCTTTCATTATATTCAATTGAAGAAGTAGAAGGATTTGCAAAAATTGATATCAACAGGAGAAAAAGAAGAGGGATTCCAGAAGTAATTTTTGCAGAAACCAAAGAAATAGACGAGATTAAAAAAATTGTTAAAAAAACTTTAGAAAAATCAAATTCAGTAATAATATCAAGAATTAAGAAAAAGGATTATACAAAGATTTTAGCATTTGCTAAAAAATTAAAAATTACAATAAAAACTGGAAAAAACTCATCAACATTATTACTATTTAAAAAACCAATTACATTCCATGGAGGAAGGGTAGGGATACTTACAGCAGGGACTTCAGATATTGGAGTTGCAGAAGAATCCAGATTAATGTGTGAGGCAATGAATTGTAAATGCATTACAGGTTATGATGTAGGGGTTGCAGGAATTCAAAGAATTTTCCCAATTTTAAAAAAAATGATTAAAGAAGATGTCGATTGTATAATAGTTGCTGCAGGAATGGAGGGGGCTTTGGCCACACTTGTTTCATCCATGGTAGACATTCCAGTCATAGGAATTCCAACATCTGTAGGATATGGGTATGGAGAAAAAGGAATTGCTGCATTAGCATCAATGCTTCAAAGCTGTTCTTTGGGATTATCAGTGGTCAATATCGATAACGGAATTGCTGCAGGTGGAATTGCTGCAAATATTGCAAACAGGTCAATTAGAAAAAAGAATTAA
- the larE gene encoding ATP-dependent sacrificial sulfur transferase LarE, whose amino-acid sequence MTNLDDLVNWFEDKNKVMIALSGGVDSALVAYAAFQKLGKYAIAVTADYKTLSKEELKTAQDVCSEIGIQQLFLDYDELENEDFTKNDSNRCFHCRMELGNHLIELAKEYNVQIIVDGTNIDDLGDYRPGLEALKQNGIRSPLVETGFSKSKIRDTAKSIGLSVFDKPSNSCLASRIPWGQRVTAEKLTRIEFGETIVKQLTKLKQVRVRDLNGTAKIEVDKEMICIFDKSILDQISEKLKLIGFSTVEIDPEGYKPGKINVIAD is encoded by the coding sequence ATGACAAATCTTGATGACCTTGTAAATTGGTTTGAGGACAAAAATAAAGTAATGATTGCACTTTCTGGGGGTGTTGACAGTGCACTAGTTGCATACGCTGCTTTTCAAAAATTAGGAAAATATGCAATTGCAGTGACTGCTGATTACAAAACTTTGTCTAAAGAAGAACTAAAGACTGCCCAAGATGTCTGCTCTGAGATAGGAATTCAACAACTCTTTTTGGATTATGATGAACTTGAAAATGAAGATTTTACAAAAAATGATTCTAATCGATGTTTTCACTGTAGAATGGAATTAGGAAATCATCTAATTGAATTGGCAAAAGAGTATAATGTACAGATTATTGTTGATGGCACAAATATTGATGATTTAGGTGATTATAGGCCTGGACTTGAGGCCTTAAAACAGAATGGAATTAGAAGTCCACTTGTCGAGACAGGATTCTCAAAATCCAAAATTAGAGATACTGCAAAATCAATTGGATTATCTGTGTTTGACAAGCCATCTAATTCTTGCCTTGCATCTCGCATCCCTTGGGGACAAAGAGTAACTGCAGAAAAATTAACTCGAATAGAATTTGGTGAAACAATTGTCAAACAACTAACAAAACTAAAACAAGTTAGGGTTCGAGATCTTAATGGCACTGCCAAAATTGAAGTTGACAAAGAAATGATATGTATTTTTGATAAATCCATTTTGGATCAAATTTCTGAAAAACTAAAACTGATTGGATTTAGTACAGTTGAAATTGATCCGGAAGGGTATAAACCAGGAAAAATTAATGTGATTGCAGATTGA
- a CDS encoding CFI-box-CTERM domain-containing protein, translating to MKMRLTAFLVFTLLSISVLSYGVNGSIFADSHDLLPVNTSSNMNIVANGANVVISGSLKDYDPLSPSAGAVTYVVKSPENNLVTIGQLVPDSDGTFEFSFIAGGQLWKLSGDYVVETKYGGNTSELVLDYVGGELVVSTVTCTSNQQLINGVCIDKKSEPPVTCTSNQQLVNGQCIDNEPPPPPPPVTCTSNQQLVNGQCIDNEPEQIVCGPGTEPDANGICQIIPTKPDDKEPPGGSCLIATAAYGTELAPQIQLLREVRDNTVLSTASGSTFMAGFNTLYYSFAPTVADWERENPIFKESVKVFITPMVSTLSIMTLADTGSEVEVLGLGISVIALNLGMYIAAPALVGFKVHKHLKSRK from the coding sequence ATGAAAATGAGACTAACTGCATTCTTAGTATTTACATTACTATCGATATCTGTCTTGTCTTATGGCGTTAATGGTTCTATCTTTGCTGATAGCCATGATCTTTTACCAGTTAACACTTCTTCAAATATGAACATTGTTGCAAATGGCGCAAACGTTGTCATTTCTGGTTCCTTAAAAGATTATGATCCATTATCCCCATCTGCTGGCGCAGTTACTTATGTAGTCAAGTCTCCAGAAAATAATCTTGTAACTATAGGACAATTAGTTCCGGATTCTGATGGAACTTTTGAATTTTCATTCATCGCAGGTGGCCAATTATGGAAATTAAGTGGAGATTATGTTGTTGAAACAAAATATGGTGGAAATACTAGTGAACTTGTTCTTGATTATGTGGGTGGAGAATTAGTAGTTAGTACAGTAACATGTACCTCTAATCAACAATTGATAAATGGTGTTTGTATTGATAAGAAATCTGAACCACCAGTAACATGTACCTCTAATCAACAATTAGTGAATGGGCAATGTATCGATAACGAGCCTCCGCCACCACCACCACCAGTAACATGTACCTCTAATCAACAATTAGTGAATGGGCAATGTATCGATAACGAACCTGAGCAAATTGTATGTGGTCCTGGAACTGAACCCGACGCAAATGGAATTTGCCAAATAATTCCAACTAAACCTGATGATAAAGAACCACCTGGCGGTTCATGTTTGATTGCAACAGCTGCCTATGGAACTGAATTAGCTCCGCAAATTCAATTACTTAGAGAAGTTAGAGACAACACTGTCCTTTCAACTGCATCTGGTTCAACATTTATGGCTGGATTTAACACATTATACTACTCATTTGCTCCAACCGTTGCTGATTGGGAGCGAGAAAATCCTATATTCAAAGAATCAGTTAAAGTATTCATCACACCAATGGTTTCAACATTGTCAATAATGACGTTAGCTGACACTGGTTCAGAAGTTGAAGTTTTAGGACTTGGAATTTCTGTAATTGCTCTCAACTTGGGAATGTATATTGCAGCACCCGCATTAGTTGGATTTAAAGTTCACAAACACCTTAAATCCAGAAAATAA
- a CDS encoding B12-binding domain-containing radical SAM protein: protein MAGKRVVLTADRSLMTNYRGNFLYGFIACGPYEVLPEWVFDKVFCPSVETDPITGEVKVAQVGLRRIESSLIQGGYKREDVFMAHPEMLHKSIGPDTKVVGINVMDPLGMAPVTTTMSPEKLSYVAMKFKKMCASIIQLKKKYDFKVVVGGNGAWELAKSDRMKIHGIDTVVVGEADELAVDLFQDLEKNDAPELMHCFVRNLENIPVIEGPTINSLIEAMRGCGRGCDFCDVNKRSKKDLPLERLQHEAKTNLDYGFDSIWLHSDEMLLYGCDNRDFVPNRDAIVDLWKGLKGLGANFVGTTHMTFSAVAADPTLMQQISQINEQDKTGRWLATNLGIETVAPAMVKKHLGVKTKPFSPEEWGSVVREGAKILNENHWFPAATIIIGWPDETPDDIQYTIDMMSDFREMDFRGLVAPLLYQDFSEKNSMHFGNLNEAQFTLFWKCWENNLRVINDIIPIILRNKTYGPPMKVFMYGILKAGTWAIMRYLRGLCKDLFNGRTPDEIIDKYARNRSVSAPKIQTKKL from the coding sequence TTGGCCGGCAAACGTGTTGTTCTTACTGCTGATCGTAGCTTAATGACAAATTACAGAGGAAATTTCCTTTATGGATTCATTGCATGCGGACCATACGAGGTACTGCCTGAATGGGTATTTGACAAAGTGTTTTGTCCTTCAGTAGAAACAGATCCAATCACAGGAGAGGTCAAAGTTGCGCAAGTAGGATTAAGAAGAATTGAAAGTTCGTTGATTCAAGGAGGATACAAAAGGGAAGATGTTTTCATGGCACATCCTGAAATGCTTCACAAATCAATTGGACCTGATACCAAAGTTGTAGGAATTAATGTAATGGATCCGTTAGGAATGGCTCCCGTAACTACAACAATGTCACCTGAAAAATTATCCTATGTTGCTATGAAGTTTAAAAAAATGTGTGCAAGCATTATTCAACTCAAAAAGAAATATGATTTCAAAGTGGTAGTTGGTGGCAACGGTGCATGGGAATTAGCTAAATCAGATAGAATGAAAATACATGGAATTGACACAGTTGTTGTCGGAGAAGCAGACGAGTTGGCAGTAGATTTATTTCAAGACCTAGAAAAAAATGATGCCCCAGAACTAATGCATTGTTTTGTTAGAAATCTTGAAAATATTCCAGTTATTGAAGGACCCACAATCAATTCATTGATTGAGGCCATGAGAGGTTGCGGAAGAGGTTGCGACTTTTGTGATGTAAATAAAAGATCAAAGAAAGACTTGCCTTTAGAGAGATTACAGCATGAAGCAAAAACAAACTTAGATTATGGATTTGATTCAATTTGGTTACATTCGGATGAAATGCTACTTTATGGATGTGATAATAGGGATTTTGTTCCAAACAGAGATGCCATTGTTGACTTGTGGAAAGGACTCAAAGGATTAGGGGCAAATTTTGTTGGCACTACACACATGACATTTTCAGCAGTTGCAGCAGATCCTACATTAATGCAACAAATTTCACAAATCAATGAGCAAGACAAAACAGGAAGATGGCTTGCAACCAATTTAGGAATTGAAACAGTTGCACCTGCAATGGTAAAGAAGCATCTAGGTGTTAAGACAAAACCATTTTCACCTGAAGAATGGGGAAGCGTAGTTAGGGAGGGAGCAAAAATTCTAAATGAAAACCACTGGTTCCCAGCTGCCACAATCATTATTGGCTGGCCTGATGAAACTCCAGATGATATTCAATATACTATTGATATGATGAGTGATTTTAGAGAGATGGACTTTAGAGGATTAGTAGCGCCATTGCTTTATCAAGACTTTAGTGAAAAGAACTCAATGCACTTTGGTAACTTGAATGAAGCACAATTTACACTATTTTGGAAATGTTGGGAAAACAATCTGCGAGTAATTAACGACATCATTCCAATTATTCTCAGAAATAAGACATATGGACCACCAATGAAGGTATTCATGTACGGAATTCTCAAAGCAGGTACTTGGGCAATTATGAGATATCTAAGAGGATTGTGCAAAGATCTCTTCAATGGTAGAACTCCAGATGAAATAATTGACAAATATGCACGAAATAGATCAGTGTCTGCGCCTAAAATTCAAACTAAGAAATTATAG